A window of Bacteroidota bacterium contains these coding sequences:
- a CDS encoding HDIG domain-containing protein — MLKRFLHFIRNRHSLLFKGVLFLISLALIVYLFPHNLRFRYDLSKLQGKPWPYDKLVAPFDFAISKSGAELDTEREELRNSRKLYFRVDSVAVTQARKLAAGTAAKSFCDSVYRKGVIAWPQQMRAEEAIMLINGSVAEEQPVAQFVPLTAARAKFRSQFPALPADSLIVAGVRYDQALTERFLNQSLSNISSTRGAVSRDELLVDRGEIVDENIYQRLLSLQQNINSRGAGDSGYLQLIGGQLLLVAFCLFVLFQFLRLFRREVLANDAWLLFILLFVVLTVCMSYLPVLFEGIPILALPFCILPVVMRAFFDTRIALFVHLLTIFIISMTLPGDQYEFAMIQILSGIVAIFSIASMRNRSQLFFSVVIILGAYATLFTGYKFITESDLRLVDWRVLTQYTISALLVLLAYPLIFTFEKLFGFVSDVTLLELSDTNNPLLRELAERAPGTFQHSLQVANLAESAIRSIGGSTLLVRTGALYHDIGKADMPLYFMENQTTGVNPHNELSFEESAQIIIDHVIRGIEKAKAAKLPDIIIDFIRTHHGTTNTAYFLTLYKRNNPDVVVDEELFRYPGPEPYSKETAVLMMADATEASSRSLAQYDVESIDKLVEDIIDHQVEQKQFSNCDITLKDISTIKKIFKKKLRSIYHVRVAYPK, encoded by the coding sequence ATGCTTAAACGCTTTCTTCATTTCATCCGCAACCGGCATTCGCTGCTGTTTAAAGGTGTGCTGTTTCTGATCAGTCTGGCGCTTATTGTGTACCTGTTTCCGCACAATCTGCGTTTCCGCTACGACCTGAGCAAACTGCAGGGCAAGCCGTGGCCGTACGACAAGCTGGTGGCGCCGTTTGATTTTGCCATCAGCAAAAGCGGGGCCGAGCTGGATACGGAACGCGAGGAGTTGCGCAACAGCCGCAAGCTGTATTTTCGTGTCGATTCGGTGGCCGTGACTCAGGCGCGTAAACTGGCGGCCGGTACTGCTGCAAAGTCGTTTTGCGATTCGGTTTACCGCAAAGGCGTAATTGCCTGGCCGCAGCAAATGCGTGCTGAAGAAGCCATAATGCTCATCAACGGCAGCGTGGCCGAAGAACAGCCTGTTGCGCAGTTTGTGCCGCTTACGGCAGCACGGGCAAAATTCAGAAGCCAGTTTCCAGCCCTGCCGGCCGATTCGCTCATTGTGGCCGGTGTGCGCTACGATCAGGCACTGACAGAACGTTTTCTGAATCAGTCGCTCAGCAATATTTCCTCCACACGCGGCGCCGTAAGCCGCGACGAGCTGCTGGTGGATCGTGGCGAAATTGTGGATGAGAACATTTACCAGCGCCTGCTTTCGCTGCAACAAAACATCAATTCGCGCGGGGCGGGCGATAGCGGCTACCTGCAGCTTATTGGCGGACAATTGCTGCTGGTGGCGTTTTGCCTGTTTGTGCTGTTTCAGTTTCTTCGGCTGTTCCGGCGCGAAGTACTGGCCAACGATGCCTGGCTGCTGTTTATTTTGCTTTTTGTGGTACTCACGGTGTGCATGTCGTACCTGCCGGTGCTGTTTGAAGGCATTCCCATTCTGGCGCTGCCGTTTTGCATTCTGCCCGTAGTGATGCGCGCGTTTTTCGATACGCGCATTGCGCTGTTTGTACACCTGCTCACCATTTTTATCATCAGCATGACGCTGCCCGGCGATCAGTACGAATTTGCCATGATTCAGATTCTGAGCGGTATTGTAGCTATTTTCAGCATTGCCAGCATGCGCAACCGTTCGCAGCTGTTCTTTTCGGTGGTGATTATTCTGGGCGCGTATGCTACGTTGTTTACCGGCTACAAATTTATTACCGAAAGCGATTTGCGGCTGGTTGACTGGCGCGTGCTTACGCAATACACCATCAGTGCGCTGCTGGTGTTGCTGGCGTATCCGCTCATTTTCACGTTCGAGAAACTGTTTGGCTTTGTATCAGATGTAACGCTGCTGGAGCTTTCCGACACCAACAACCCGCTGCTGCGCGAACTGGCCGAACGCGCGCCGGGCACGTTTCAGCATTCGCTGCAGGTAGCCAATCTGGCCGAATCTGCCATACGCAGCATTGGCGGCAGTACGCTGCTGGTGCGCACCGGTGCGCTTTATCACGACATTGGCAAGGCCGACATGCCGCTTTATTTTATGGAGAACCAGACCACGGGCGTTAATCCGCACAACGAGCTGAGTTTCGAAGAAAGCGCGCAAATCATTATCGACCACGTGATCCGTGGCATAGAAAAAGCAAAAGCCGCCAAACTGCCCGATATCATTATCGACTTCATCCGCACACACCACGGCACCACCAACACGGCCTATTTCCTTACACTTTACAAGCGCAACAACCCCGATGTGGTGGTTGACGAAGAATTGTTCCGCTATCCCGGCCCGGAGCCGTATTCGAAAGAAACAGCGGTGCTCATGATGGCCGATGCCACGGAAGCCTCATCACGCAGTCTGGCGCAATATGATGTGGAGAGTATTGATAAATTAGTGGAAGATATTATCGACCATCAGGTGGAACAGAAGCAGTTTAGTAATTGCGACATTACGCTGAAAGATATTTCCACCATCAAAAAAATATTCAAGAAAAAGCTGCGCAGCATTTACCATGTGCGTGTGGCTTATCCGAAGTAA
- the rsmH gene encoding 16S rRNA (cytosine(1402)-N(4))-methyltransferase RsmH: MEPADNHDKPRRRPRYKGTHPKAFKEKYKEQQPDQYADHTAKVIARGHTPAGTHRPICVQEILDVLQPQPGQTGLDCTLGYGGHTTELLKRITPGGHLFATDVDPLELPKTTERLRAAGFGEDVLTTLPFNFEQIDEVVALSGPLQFVLADLGISSMQIDNPDRGFSFRVDGPLDLRLNPWRGKPASALLKTISREDLEEILLENADEPHHEVIAHAITHRRHKGEQITTTQQLRQLIAEALHFLPPEHKDTDIKKACQRVFQALRIEVNNEFGVLDNFLEKLPGALQPGGRVAILTFHSGEDRRVKKSFQRFFREGVYSEISNEPVRPSAAECASNPRAKPAKLRWAVLG; encoded by the coding sequence ATGGAACCAGCAGACAACCACGATAAACCCCGCCGCCGCCCGCGCTACAAAGGCACGCACCCCAAAGCGTTTAAAGAAAAATACAAAGAGCAGCAGCCCGACCAGTATGCCGACCACACCGCCAAAGTAATTGCGCGCGGGCACACACCGGCGGGCACGCACCGCCCCATTTGCGTGCAGGAAATACTCGACGTGCTGCAACCACAGCCCGGGCAAACCGGCTTGGACTGCACCCTCGGCTACGGCGGCCACACCACCGAACTGCTCAAACGCATCACACCCGGCGGCCATCTTTTTGCTACCGATGTGGATCCGCTCGAACTGCCCAAAACCACCGAACGCCTCCGCGCCGCCGGCTTTGGCGAAGACGTGCTCACCACCCTGCCCTTCAATTTCGAGCAAATAGATGAAGTGGTGGCGCTCTCCGGCCCGCTGCAGTTTGTGCTGGCCGATCTGGGCATTTCCTCCATGCAGATCGACAATCCCGACCGTGGCTTCAGCTTCCGGGTTGACGGCCCGCTCGATCTCCGCCTCAATCCCTGGCGCGGCAAACCCGCCAGCGCCCTGCTCAAAACCATAAGCCGCGAAGACCTCGAAGAAATCCTCCTCGAAAATGCCGACGAGCCCCACCACGAGGTTATTGCCCACGCCATCACCCACCGCCGCCACAAAGGCGAGCAAATAACCACCACCCAGCAACTGCGCCAGCTCATTGCCGAAGCCCTGCACTTCCTCCCGCCCGAGCACAAGGACACCGACATCAAAAAAGCCTGCCAGCGCGTATTCCAGGCCCTGCGCATCGAAGTAAACAACGAATTCGGCGTGCTCGACAATTTCCTCGAAAAACTCCCCGGCGCACTCCAGCCCGGCGGCCGTGTAGCCATACTCACCTTCCACTCCGGCGAAGACCGCCGCGTAAAGAAGTCATTCCAGCGCTTCTTCCGCGAAGGCGTGTATTCCGAAATTTCTAATGAGCCGGTGCGGCCTTCGGCGGCGGAGTGTGCAAGTAATCCGCGGGCGAAACCGGCTAAGTTGCGGTGGGCGGTTTTGGGGTGA
- a CDS encoding YebC/PmpR family DNA-binding transcriptional regulator, producing the protein MGRIFEKRKHKMFKRYATMAKQFTKIGKEIAIAVRAGGPDPNTNARLRLVMQNAKAVNMPKDRVDNAIAKAAGKSAGDDYQEVVYEAYGPNGVAIVIETATDNPTRTVANVRMHLNRCGGELGKSGSLDFLFDRKGIFRINTTGHDIESLELELIDAGLESIEPGDENDAMVYCAFADFGAMQKGLEAQKVEVLEAKLSRIPTTMKDTLTGENLELFHKLIERLEEDEDVQEVFHNMSEGDDE; encoded by the coding sequence ATGGGCCGTATTTTCGAGAAACGCAAACACAAAATGTTTAAACGCTACGCCACCATGGCGAAGCAGTTTACCAAAATCGGGAAAGAAATTGCCATTGCCGTGCGTGCCGGCGGTCCCGATCCCAATACAAACGCCCGTCTCCGCCTGGTAATGCAAAACGCCAAAGCGGTAAACATGCCCAAAGACCGCGTGGATAACGCCATTGCGAAAGCGGCAGGCAAATCGGCCGGCGATGATTACCAGGAAGTGGTGTATGAGGCTTACGGTCCAAACGGTGTGGCCATTGTGATTGAAACCGCTACCGACAATCCGACCCGCACCGTAGCCAATGTGCGCATGCACCTGAACCGCTGCGGCGGCGAATTGGGCAAGTCGGGCTCGCTCGATTTTCTTTTCGACCGTAAAGGCATTTTCCGTATCAACACCACCGGCCACGATATTGAATCGCTCGAACTTGAACTCATCGACGCCGGTCTCGAAAGCATTGAACCCGGCGACGAAAACGATGCGATGGTCTATTGTGCCTTTGCCGATTTCGGCGCCATGCAGAAAGGCCTTGAAGCGCAAAAAGTAGAAGTACTTGAAGCCAAACTCAGCCGCATTCCCACTACCATGAAAGACACGCTCACCGGCGAAAACCTCGAACTCTTCCACAAACTCATTGAGCGTTTGGAAGAAGACGAAGACGTGCAGGAGGTGTTTCACAACATGAGCGAAGGCGACGACGAATAA
- a CDS encoding acetyl-CoA C-acyltransferase yields the protein MKEVYIVSAVRTPIGAFGGAFADVPATKLGAAAIKGAVERAGIDPNMIEEVFMGSVLQANLGQAPARQAAKFAGLPDHVRCTTVNKVCASGMKSVMFGVQSILLGDNDVVVAGGMENMSATPYYVEKGRYGHKYGHGQLLDAIVKDGLTDVYHNNLMGNSAELCASTYSIGREAQDAYAIESYKRSAAAWAAGKFADEIVPVTVATRKGEVVISEDEEYKNVFFDKIPTLKPVFQKDGTVTAANASTINDGAAALVLMSADKAKELGIKPLAIIRGYADAEQAPEWFTTTPSKAIPKAIEKAGLKAEDISFYEINEAFSVVALANLQLLNLNASNVNVNGGAVALGHPLGCSGARILVTLLHVLKQNGARYGAAGICNGGGGGSAMVIESV from the coding sequence ATGAAAGAAGTATATATCGTTTCTGCCGTGCGCACACCCATTGGCGCTTTTGGCGGGGCTTTTGCCGATGTTCCGGCCACCAAATTAGGCGCGGCGGCCATTAAAGGCGCTGTAGAACGTGCCGGCATCGACCCGAACATGATTGAAGAAGTGTTTATGGGCAGCGTGCTGCAGGCCAACCTCGGTCAGGCGCCTGCCCGTCAGGCTGCCAAGTTTGCCGGACTGCCCGACCATGTGCGCTGCACCACGGTGAACAAAGTGTGTGCTTCGGGCATGAAATCGGTGATGTTTGGTGTGCAAAGCATCCTGCTCGGCGATAACGACGTGGTGGTGGCCGGTGGCATGGAAAACATGTCGGCCACACCTTATTACGTGGAAAAAGGCCGCTATGGCCACAAATACGGTCACGGTCAGCTGCTCGACGCCATTGTGAAAGACGGCCTCACCGATGTGTATCACAATAACCTGATGGGCAACTCGGCCGAGCTGTGTGCCTCTACCTACTCCATTGGCCGCGAAGCACAGGATGCCTACGCCATTGAATCATACAAACGCTCGGCGGCAGCCTGGGCGGCGGGTAAATTTGCCGACGAAATTGTACCCGTAACCGTGGCCACCCGCAAGGGCGAAGTGGTGATCAGCGAAGACGAAGAATACAAAAACGTGTTCTTCGACAAAATCCCCACCCTCAAGCCCGTGTTTCAGAAAGACGGCACCGTTACCGCCGCCAACGCATCAACCATTAACGACGGTGCCGCCGCGCTGGTGCTCATGAGCGCCGACAAGGCTAAGGAACTTGGCATTAAGCCGCTGGCCATCATCCGCGGTTACGCTGATGCTGAGCAGGCGCCCGAGTGGTTTACCACCACGCCCTCAAAAGCCATTCCGAAAGCCATTGAAAAGGCCGGTCTGAAAGCCGAAGACATTTCGTTTTACGAAATCAACGAAGCCTTCTCAGTAGTGGCTTTGGCCAACCTGCAGCTGCTCAACCTCAACGCCTCGAACGTAAACGTAAACGGCGGCGCGGTGGCGCTGGGCCACCCGCTCGGCTGCTCTGGCGCCCGCATACTGGTTACCCTGCTGCATGTGCTTAAGCAAAACGGCGCCCGCTACGGTGCGGCCGGCATTTGCAACGGCGGCGGCGGCGGAAGCGCCATGGTCATCGAAAGCGTGTAA
- a CDS encoding BatA and WFA domain-containing protein, with amino-acid sequence MKFVNPYFLFAFAALAIPIIIHLFNFRKFRRVYFTNVRFLREVQLETQSKSKLKHLLVLACRLLALSFLVLAFAQPFLPKENVNLRAGQKLVSIWIDNSFSMDAVNKSGTLLDEAKKNARDIALAYTPADRFQLLTNDFEGRHQRLVSRDEFLQLLDEVKTSPAVRQLSEVVTRQQDVLMGVAGIASGNRQAFLVSDFQKSISDVPRINADTSLRVRLLPVVAQNRNNVYVDSVWFDTPVRRAGQTEQLHVRLRSRSTQDMENVPMRLYINGEARTPSSFSIAAGSTKDTVIAFTVRETGLQQGLIEINDYPVTFDDRFWFSFDVAARMPVLAIHNTPEGSELQSEGAAFLGTLFGSDSSFIYTAASEKQLDYGSLQAQRFIILNSLNTISTGLAVELKRFVDNGGSLFAFPGTDAEVESWNQLLTSLGANTLGGKDTVRTAVDRINYAHPLYQGVFTRTDQNIDLPMVNDHYRIGNAVRTTQTELLRLRTGEVFCAASSSGSGMVYLCAVPLSSAWSNFPRHAVFVPTLYQAALFSQARRPLFYTIGSNAVIDLGDVKVSGDQVFHLTEKSRNFDIIPSHSVFQGRTRLDLPPLRESGNYLVMQGTTQLTGAAFNFNRLESDMQPAGEELLTESIAAAGLTHFSLLKDEGKGLTQTLTERDYGIRLWKTCIWLALAFLLAEVLLLRFWNTSPKPVSPTTAGTQPV; translated from the coding sequence ATGAAATTTGTTAACCCGTATTTCCTTTTTGCGTTTGCGGCTTTAGCTATTCCGATTATTATTCACCTTTTCAATTTTCGGAAATTCCGCCGGGTTTACTTTACCAATGTGCGCTTTCTGCGCGAAGTACAGCTCGAAACACAGTCGAAATCGAAACTGAAACACCTGCTGGTGCTGGCCTGCCGCTTACTCGCGCTTTCTTTTCTGGTGCTGGCTTTTGCCCAGCCTTTTCTGCCCAAAGAAAATGTGAACCTGCGTGCCGGTCAGAAATTGGTAAGTATCTGGATCGACAATTCCTTCAGCATGGATGCCGTAAACAAAAGCGGCACCCTGCTTGACGAAGCAAAGAAAAATGCCCGCGATATTGCGCTTGCCTATACGCCAGCCGACAGGTTCCAGCTCCTCACCAACGATTTTGAAGGCCGCCACCAGCGTCTTGTTTCGCGCGATGAGTTTTTGCAGCTGCTTGACGAAGTAAAGACTTCGCCGGCTGTGCGGCAGCTTTCGGAAGTAGTAACCCGCCAGCAGGATGTGCTCATGGGCGTTGCCGGCATTGCCAGCGGAAACCGGCAGGCTTTTCTCGTTTCCGATTTCCAGAAAAGCATAAGCGATGTACCACGCATAAATGCCGATACCTCGCTGCGCGTGCGCCTGCTGCCTGTGGTGGCGCAAAACCGCAACAACGTGTATGTGGATTCAGTATGGTTTGATACGCCGGTGCGCCGCGCCGGACAAACCGAACAACTTCATGTGCGCCTGCGCAGCCGCAGCACGCAAGACATGGAAAACGTGCCCATGCGCCTGTATATCAACGGCGAAGCACGCACACCCTCAAGTTTCAGCATTGCGGCCGGCAGCACAAAAGACACGGTAATAGCCTTTACCGTGCGCGAAACCGGCCTGCAGCAGGGGCTTATTGAAATAAACGACTACCCGGTTACATTCGACGACCGGTTCTGGTTTTCGTTTGATGTGGCTGCCCGCATGCCCGTGCTGGCTATACACAACACACCCGAAGGCAGCGAACTGCAGAGCGAAGGCGCCGCATTTCTCGGCACACTCTTCGGCAGCGACTCCTCGTTTATTTACACCGCCGCCAGCGAAAAACAGCTCGATTACGGTTCGCTGCAAGCACAACGTTTCATCATCCTCAACTCGCTCAACACCATTTCCACCGGTCTGGCGGTTGAGCTGAAACGCTTTGTGGACAATGGCGGCAGCCTGTTTGCCTTTCCGGGTACCGATGCCGAGGTAGAAAGCTGGAACCAGCTGCTCACCAGCCTCGGTGCAAACACGCTGGGCGGCAAAGACACCGTGCGCACTGCGGTTGACCGCATCAATTACGCGCATCCGCTTTATCAGGGCGTATTTACCCGCACCGATCAGAACATTGATTTGCCCATGGTAAACGATCATTACCGCATTGGCAACGCCGTACGCACTACCCAGACCGAACTGCTGCGCCTGCGCACAGGCGAAGTGTTTTGCGCGGCTTCTTCCTCCGGTTCGGGCATGGTTTATCTTTGCGCGGTGCCGCTGAGCAGCGCGTGGAGCAACTTTCCGCGCCATGCCGTGTTTGTGCCCACACTCTATCAGGCCGCGTTGTTCAGTCAGGCCCGGCGCCCGCTGTTCTACACCATTGGCAGCAATGCCGTAATTGATCTGGGCGATGTAAAAGTGAGCGGCGATCAGGTTTTTCACCTCACCGAGAAATCGCGCAACTTCGATATTATTCCCTCGCACAGCGTGTTTCAGGGTCGCACACGACTTGATCTTCCGCCCCTGCGCGAATCGGGCAACTACCTTGTGATGCAGGGCACCACACAACTTACCGGCGCAGCATTCAACTTCAACCGCCTCGAATCAGACATGCAGCCCGCCGGCGAAGAACTGCTGACCGAAAGCATTGCCGCAGCCGGCCTCACCCACTTCTCGCTGCTGAAAGACGAAGGCAAAGGACTTACGCAAACACTCACCGAACGCGACTACGGCATCCGTCTCTGGAAAACCTGTATCTGGCTCGCGCTGGCGTTTTTGCTGGCCGAAGTGCTGCTGCTGCGTTTCTGGAATACATCGCCCAAACCTGTTTCGCCCACCACGGCAGGCACACAGCCTGTTTGA
- a CDS encoding dihydroorotase — protein MQSHLFRKVTIVAPGSKHHLQTADLLIENGRIARIAGAIEHAGATVHEVTGLHVSPGWMDLQAHLCDPGYEHRETLESGAAAAAAGGFTAALVMPDTLPVTQTKAGIEYVLRRSAHFATELVPAGALSVNLEGKELAELYDMHLAGAKAFSDGNQPVHHAGLLVRALMYAHNFGGRIHVRCDDKSISAGGQMHEGVMSTSLGLKGIPALAEELMVARNIYLAEYAGTPVHLMALSTARSVQLVREVKAKGLPVTAAVHAVNLFLTDAALADFDTNYKVNPPLRGEEDRQALLAGLADGTIDCITSGHLPEDAESKVVEFDLAHFGMLGLETAYALAATTNALSTGKLVELLCINPRTIAGLPVPVVEEGAAANLTFFCPASNWTFDKTHIRSLSANTPFTGTAFTGKVFGVYNRNMFIGA, from the coding sequence ATGCAAAGCCATCTCTTTCGCAAAGTAACCATTGTTGCGCCCGGCAGTAAACACCACCTGCAAACAGCTGATCTGCTCATCGAAAACGGACGCATTGCGCGCATTGCCGGAGCCATTGAACATGCCGGCGCCACTGTACACGAGGTAACCGGACTGCATGTATCGCCGGGCTGGATGGATTTGCAGGCACACCTCTGCGACCCCGGCTACGAACATCGCGAAACACTCGAAAGCGGCGCTGCAGCCGCTGCAGCCGGTGGTTTTACGGCTGCACTGGTAATGCCCGATACGCTGCCGGTTACGCAAACCAAAGCCGGTATTGAATATGTACTGCGCCGCTCGGCGCATTTTGCCACCGAACTGGTGCCCGCCGGCGCACTTTCGGTAAACCTCGAAGGCAAAGAGCTGGCCGAACTTTACGACATGCACCTGGCCGGCGCCAAAGCATTTTCCGACGGAAATCAGCCCGTTCATCATGCCGGATTGCTGGTGCGCGCACTCATGTATGCGCACAACTTTGGCGGCCGCATACATGTGCGCTGCGACGATAAATCCATTTCGGCAGGCGGGCAAATGCACGAAGGCGTAATGAGCACCTCGCTCGGCCTCAAAGGCATTCCGGCGCTGGCCGAAGAACTCATGGTGGCACGAAACATTTATTTAGCCGAGTATGCCGGTACGCCCGTGCATCTTATGGCGCTCAGCACCGCACGCAGCGTGCAGTTAGTGCGCGAAGTAAAAGCCAAAGGACTGCCGGTAACCGCCGCCGTGCATGCCGTAAACCTTTTCCTTACCGATGCCGCGCTGGCCGATTTCGATACAAACTACAAGGTAAATCCGCCCCTGCGCGGCGAGGAAGACCGCCAGGCCCTGCTTGCCGGCCTCGCCGACGGCACCATCGACTGCATCACCAGCGGCCACCTGCCCGAAGATGCCGAATCAAAAGTGGTGGAGTTTGATCTGGCGCATTTCGGCATGCTGGGCCTCGAAACAGCTTACGCACTGGCCGCTACAACAAACGCACTTTCAACCGGAAAGCTGGTGGAGTTGCTTTGCATTAACCCGCGCACCATTGCCGGATTGCCTGTGCCCGTTGTGGAAGAAGGTGCAGCAGCAAACCTTACCTTCTTCTGCCCCGCCAGCAACTGGACGTTTGATAAAACGCATATCCGCTCACTTTCGGCCAACACGCCGTTTACAGGCACGGCGTTTACGGGTAAGGTGTTTGGAGTGTACAACCGCAACATGTTTATTGGCGCATAA
- a CDS encoding AAA family ATPase — MIKSVNLNNFMNYENFSSEKFSGINVFIGKNDTGKTGLLKLLYASAKSVEEFSLKSRTNDPVLKKILAEKLQNTFQPGKKGLGELVRKPVKDKLITDIEFRHPWTNYRDRLHFSFGESTTTTITDCQDKISELDSRCKVLFVPAKEVLTALKAIRATRDNLHMTGFDDTYLDLIRSLVLPPVSGKTTFELKDVKSKLEDLFEGHIEPDSDDDFVFVKNRNQFPMQLTAEGIKKIGILHVLIRNRQLSQNSILFMDEPETALHPSAIRELADMLMLMSKAGVQIFLATHSYFMLKQLHLSSRQFEVDSLCYELRQSQSGIVSQRHDLRTSIPENEISEEAIKMADQQLDLDLNS, encoded by the coding sequence ATGATTAAGTCGGTTAACCTGAATAATTTTATGAATTACGAGAATTTTTCAAGCGAAAAATTCTCGGGAATTAATGTGTTTATTGGTAAAAATGATACCGGGAAAACCGGCTTGCTGAAACTATTGTATGCCTCGGCAAAAAGTGTGGAAGAGTTTTCACTCAAATCACGCACAAACGATCCGGTACTGAAGAAAATTCTGGCCGAAAAACTTCAAAATACATTTCAGCCCGGCAAAAAAGGCCTTGGCGAATTAGTTAGAAAGCCCGTAAAAGACAAACTTATTACCGATATTGAATTCAGGCACCCATGGACAAATTACCGCGACCGTTTGCATTTTTCATTTGGCGAATCAACCACCACCACGATAACCGATTGTCAGGATAAAATTTCTGAACTCGACTCCAGATGCAAGGTGCTTTTTGTTCCGGCTAAAGAAGTGCTGACAGCTTTAAAAGCCATCCGCGCCACGCGCGATAATTTGCACATGACCGGGTTTGATGATACATATCTTGATTTGATTCGTTCATTGGTGTTGCCTCCTGTTTCCGGTAAAACAACTTTCGAACTTAAAGATGTAAAATCGAAACTCGAAGATTTGTTTGAAGGACATATTGAACCTGATAGTGATGATGATTTTGTGTTTGTGAAAAACAGGAATCAATTCCCGATGCAACTTACCGCAGAAGGCATAAAAAAAATAGGTATTCTTCACGTACTCATCCGAAACAGACAATTGAGCCAAAACTCAATTTTGTTTATGGATGAACCCGAAACTGCTCTTCATCCAAGTGCAATAAGGGAATTGGCCGATATGCTTATGCTTATGTCGAAGGCCGGGGTTCAAATTTTTCTGGCCACACACAGCTATTTTATGCTCAAACAACTGCATCTGTCTTCGAGGCAATTTGAGGTTGACTCATTATGCTATGAACTAAGACAGTCGCAATCGGGTATAGTTTCACAAAGACACGACCTGAGAACATCCATTCCTGAAAATGAAATCTCAGAAGAAGCCATAAAAATGGCCGATCAGCAACTTGATCTCGATCTTAACTCTTGA
- a CDS encoding C40 family peptidase produces the protein MYGVCHLSAVPCRRESSDRSEMVTQLLFGDAFEVVEQRESWHRIITAWDHYECWIDRKQYLPVSKATFDNLRRNPAPVTTDLITIITDTETQISFPVTLGSSLPYYHSGQCQIEDRVFLVDGNIKPFEQDAVPDRQALVETALLFMNAPYLWGGRTPLGIDCSGFVQLIFKANSMQLKRDAYQQVEPGLAHSFVEEAQAGDLAFFDNEEGRIIHVGMVIDQNKIIHASGRVRIDPFDHYGIFTPERGGYTHNLRIIKNILG, from the coding sequence ATGTACGGAGTTTGCCACCTCAGCGCCGTTCCCTGCCGCCGCGAATCCTCTGACCGGAGTGAGATGGTGACGCAATTGCTCTTCGGCGATGCGTTTGAAGTAGTGGAACAACGCGAAAGCTGGCACCGCATCATCACCGCCTGGGATCACTACGAATGCTGGATAGACCGCAAGCAGTACCTGCCCGTAAGCAAAGCCACGTTCGACAATCTCCGCCGCAATCCGGCCCCGGTTACTACCGATCTTATCACCATCATTACCGATACCGAAACACAAATTTCGTTTCCGGTCACACTTGGCAGTTCACTTCCCTACTACCACAGCGGGCAATGCCAGATTGAAGACCGCGTGTTTCTGGTTGACGGCAACATAAAGCCGTTTGAGCAGGATGCCGTGCCCGACAGGCAGGCGCTGGTTGAAACGGCCCTGCTGTTTATGAATGCGCCCTACCTCTGGGGCGGCCGCACACCGCTGGGTATTGATTGTTCGGGCTTTGTGCAGCTTATTTTTAAGGCCAACAGTATGCAGCTCAAACGCGATGCCTACCAGCAGGTGGAACCCGGCCTTGCGCACAGCTTTGTGGAAGAAGCCCAGGCCGGCGATCTCGCCTTTTTTGATAACGAAGAAGGCCGTATCATCCACGTAGGCATGGTTATCGACCAGAACAAAATCATTCACGCCTCCGGCCGCGTACGCATCGATCCGTTCGACCATTACGGCATTTTTACGCCCGAACGCGGGGGATATACGCACAACCTGCGCATCATCAAAAATATACTTGGATAA
- a CDS encoding YdeI/OmpD-associated family protein produces MNPKVHFYFEKEKRWTDEIIRLREIVLQTQVNEELKWGCPCYVSEGKNIVLIHTFKNYCALLFFNGALLPDPKGLLVQQTPNVQAARQMRFTHLSEIIERESDIRSFIKKAITAEKNGEKVVLKKTTDFIMADEFAVQLKANPKLKKAFDALTPGRQRAYLMHFSSARQAKTRVERVEKCIPKILSGKGLDD; encoded by the coding sequence ATGAATCCGAAAGTCCATTTTTATTTCGAGAAGGAAAAACGTTGGACAGATGAAATAATCAGGCTCCGCGAAATTGTACTGCAAACGCAGGTAAATGAAGAACTGAAATGGGGCTGTCCGTGTTATGTATCTGAAGGAAAAAACATTGTATTAATTCACACCTTTAAAAATTACTGCGCCCTTCTTTTTTTTAATGGTGCCCTCCTGCCCGATCCGAAAGGTTTACTTGTGCAGCAAACGCCAAACGTGCAGGCCGCCCGCCAAATGCGGTTTACGCACCTCAGCGAAATAATTGAACGTGAGTCCGACATCCGGTCGTTCATCAAAAAAGCAATTACGGCTGAAAAAAATGGCGAGAAAGTAGTTTTAAAGAAAACTACAGATTTTATCATGGCCGATGAGTTTGCCGTGCAGCTGAAAGCAAACCCCAAACTGAAAAAAGCCTTTGATGCACTCACGCCGGGCCGGCAGCGGGCTTATCTGATGCATTTCTCATCGGCCAGACAAGCTAAAACGCGTGTGGAACGTGTGGAGAAATGTATTCCGAAAATTCTGAGCGGAAAAGGGCTTGACGATTAA